TTTTTGTGTTAGAATCTGTAGTAATTTGTCCAAAAATGGTATAATTAGTTGTTTCCTTGCCAGAGGAAGCAACTATCCAGCGTCGCTCGGTTACCTCCTTTGTGGATAACCGAGCGATTTTTTTATCCCACCAGCGGATTGCAGGAGTCTTCATAATCTTTTCCGTAGTTATTGCCCGCATTCTGCACCGGTATCGCTTCTTTTCTTGACTCCGGCTGCTAAGCTCCCCATTATCTTCTGTTAGCGCTTAAATTGCATTTTTCAGTTCATCACACCGCTCTTTTAATTCACTGATAAAATTAAATTTTGGGCTGTCCACTTTTATTGCAGCCGGATTAACCGGCTTGTGACTTCTTCCGTTCATGATCGGTAACAATGATAGCCAGCATCTTCTGAATGCTTTCACTGGAAGGACTATTCGTAAAAGTAACGTGAACAATCGCTTTTCTGTTTTTACCGTAGTTTACTTTCATTGTTATATGGTCTTGCATATCACCACCCCCGTACATGATATGCGGATACTGGTTGTCTGCTTGCATGTCAATCAGCAGGAACACCGATAATAAGTAAAATCGCATTCCGCATAACTGCCGGTTGCTCAATTTCTAATTCCGAGTCATCACTCGGAAGCTCGGAAGCTTGGATACAGGAACAAGCATCATGAAACTCAACATTTTGTATTTTTTATAGATATGAAACATTTTGTTTCATATAATAGTATTACGGGTGGTGTAATATGATCAAACCAACATTCGCTATTCACATTGCCATTAAGAAATAGTAAAGGGTTAACGCAACAACAAGCTGCCGGCTTATGTTTTACCTTAATAGCAGAACGTATATTCTCTTTCAGGAGGAAACCTATGCAAAATGCAGCGATTTATGTCCGCGTCAGTACAGACCTCCAAGCCGAAAAAGGCTACTCATTAGAGACACAAATCGAAGCATGCCGAAAGTATGCCGAGGAAATGGGTGCCGCTGAAATAACTGTATTCAAAGATGATGGCTATAGCGGGGAATACATCGAACGGCCGGCGATGTCGGAGTTACGGGAAGCGATAGGCCAAAAAAAGTTTCAGGTTGTTGTTGTCTATGACCCTGACCGTCTGGCGAGAAATCTTGCCCATCAGCTCATAATTACCGATGAAATCGAGAAATCGGGTGCACAGCTTAAATTCGTTTCTGTAACATTTGAACACTCTCCCGAGGGGAAACTCTTCTATTCAATCCGCGGTGCAGTGTCGGTTTATGAAAAGGCAAAAATTATTGAACGCGTCAGTCGCGGAAAACGCGGAAAACTTCAACAAGGGAAAATCATCGGCGATACCAAACCTTTTGGATATCGCTTCGATCATAAAAGTAGTAACTATATTATTAATGAAAAGGAAGCACAAATCGTTAGACATATCTACTCTTGGCTGGTTAACGAAAAAATCGGTACTCCGGGGATTGCCAAGCGGTTAAACGCGAAGGGCTTTGTTAGCCCACGAACTAAGAAACCTTGGACACCTAATACAATCTATTATTTAATAAAGCAGCCACGATATATGGGTACGCATATCGCGCTAACAACGAAAACAGTAAGTACCGGGATTAACAGTAAAAAAGTGGTTAAACGTCCGGAAAGCGAATGGATTGAGGTACAGGTACCTGCCATAGTCGATGAACTCACTTGGTATGCCGCTCAAAAACAACTAAGGATGAACAAAATGAAGTCATCCAGAAACCAAAAAAAGGACCACGTTCTTGCCGGATTGATTTTCTGCGCTAAGTGCGGCCGAAAAATGAAAATTGAATACAGCGGCAGAAAACCATATCCCGGTTACTATGTCTGTAATGGGGTGGTTAATCCCAATTTCCGTTACGCTGGCGGTTCCCGTTGCGATACCAGACGTATTCCCTGTGAAGTACTTGAAAACACAGTAATGGATATACTAGAAAATATCTCAAACAATCCAGCCGAATTTGAAAAATATATATCCCGCCCCAGTAATGAAATGAATATTGAAGAAAAGAAAAATGACCTTGATCGATTGAAACAGCGCGAAGATGGTCTTCATGCTCAGAGAAAAACCATTTTACGGTGGTTTCAACAAAAAATTATTGAAGAAAAGGATGCCGAACAACAACTCAAATCCCTTAAAAGACAGCAGGACGGTATATCAGACTATAAAAAAAGCATCATTAAAGAAATCAACAATTCACCGACTCCAC
Above is a genomic segment from Veillonellales bacterium containing:
- a CDS encoding recombinase family protein: MQNAAIYVRVSTDLQAEKGYSLETQIEACRKYAEEMGAAEITVFKDDGYSGEYIERPAMSELREAIGQKKFQVVVVYDPDRLARNLAHQLIITDEIEKSGAQLKFVSVTFEHSPEGKLFYSIRGAVSVYEKAKIIERVSRGKRGKLQQGKIIGDTKPFGYRFDHKSSNYIINEKEAQIVRHIYSWLVNEKIGTPGIAKRLNAKGFVSPRTKKPWTPNTIYYLIKQPRYMGTHIALTTKTVSTGINSKKVVKRPESEWIEVQVPAIVDELTWYAAQKQLRMNKMKSSRNQKKDHVLAGLIFCAKCGRKMKIEYSGRKPYPGYYVCNGVVNPNFRYAGGSRCDTRRIPCEVLENTVMDILENISNNPAEFEKYISRPSNEMNIEEKKNDLDRLKQREDGLHAQRKTILRWFQQKIIEEKDAEQQLKSLKRQQDGISDYKKSIIKEINNSPTPPEYTSNDLVEIVQNYFKDKPLTFEKQRELALTVISKVTAIRIDATTGRSSVPEIDVHLTFVGV